In one window of Nocardiopsis aegyptia DNA:
- the fmt gene encoding methionyl-tRNA formyltransferase yields the protein MKLVFAGTPQVAVPSLRALIDSDHEVVAVVTRPDARAGRGRKVAASPVGELAESAGIEVLKPEKARDPEFLERLAEIAPDCCPVVAYGALLPQSALDIPRHGWVNLHFSLLPAWRGAAPVQHAVLHGDDVTGASTFRIVKELDAGPVFGTVAEDVRPTDTSGDLLERLSHSGAELLKRTLDGIEAGTLSPVEQQDAEVSYAAKLSTEDAEVDFTAPARRVDRVARACTPAPGAWTTFRGARLKLGPVTPLPEADTPVLDPGQLHADKKRVIVGTSTHPVVLGDVQPQGKRPMAAVDWARGVRPTEDDRLGR from the coding sequence ATGAAGCTTGTCTTTGCCGGAACACCGCAGGTGGCCGTGCCGTCGCTGCGGGCGCTCATCGACTCCGACCACGAGGTCGTCGCCGTCGTCACCCGCCCCGACGCCCGCGCGGGACGCGGACGGAAGGTCGCGGCGAGTCCGGTCGGCGAGCTGGCCGAGAGCGCCGGGATCGAGGTCCTCAAGCCGGAGAAGGCCCGCGACCCGGAGTTCCTGGAGCGGCTCGCCGAGATCGCGCCGGACTGCTGCCCGGTCGTGGCCTACGGGGCGCTGCTGCCCCAGTCGGCGCTGGACATCCCCCGCCACGGGTGGGTGAACCTGCACTTCTCCCTGCTGCCCGCCTGGCGCGGCGCCGCGCCCGTCCAGCACGCGGTGCTGCACGGCGACGACGTCACCGGGGCGTCGACCTTCCGGATCGTCAAGGAGCTGGACGCCGGACCGGTCTTCGGGACCGTCGCCGAGGACGTGCGGCCCACCGACACCAGCGGTGACCTGCTGGAGCGGCTGTCCCACTCGGGCGCCGAACTCCTCAAGCGCACGCTGGACGGGATCGAGGCGGGGACGCTGAGCCCGGTGGAGCAGCAGGACGCGGAGGTCAGCTACGCCGCCAAGCTCTCCACCGAGGACGCCGAGGTCGACTTCACCGCGCCGGCGCGGCGCGTGGACCGCGTGGCCCGCGCGTGCACCCCCGCGCCGGGCGCCTGGACCACCTTCCGTGGCGCGCGGCTGAAGCTGGGCCCGGTCACGCCGCTGCCCGAGGCCGACACCCCGGTGCTCGATCCCGGGCAGCTGCACGCCGACAAGAAGCGAGTCATCGTCGGGACGAGCACGCACCCGGTGGTCCTCGGCGATGTGCAGCCGCAGGGCAAGCGGCCGATGGCGGCCGTGGACTGGGCGCGTGGCGTGCGTCCCACCGAAGACGACCGCCTCGGCCGCTGA
- a CDS encoding riboflavin synthase — protein MFTGIVEELGEVVSIEPAGAAGEAVLLTVRGPLVSSDARHGESIAVNGVCLTVVDLGSGTFTADVMKESLDRSSLGALTPGSPVNLERAARVDGRLGGHIVQGHVDGTAGLLSRDPGDNWDVLRFGLSRELSPYVVEKGSITVDGTSLTVSAVSAPGAAEEYFEVSLIPATLEATTLGSLAVGATVNIEVDVIAKYVERIAAVTAARNAAA, from the coding sequence GTGTTCACAGGAATCGTGGAAGAACTCGGCGAGGTCGTCTCCATCGAACCCGCCGGTGCCGCCGGTGAAGCCGTCCTGCTCACCGTGCGCGGCCCCCTGGTCAGTTCCGACGCCCGGCACGGCGAGTCCATCGCGGTCAACGGCGTGTGCCTCACCGTCGTCGACCTGGGCTCGGGCACCTTCACCGCGGACGTGATGAAGGAGTCCCTGGACCGCTCCTCCCTCGGCGCCCTCACCCCCGGCTCCCCGGTCAACCTCGAACGCGCCGCCCGCGTCGACGGCCGCCTGGGCGGACACATCGTCCAGGGCCACGTCGACGGCACGGCCGGCCTGCTCTCCCGCGACCCCGGCGACAACTGGGACGTCCTGCGGTTCGGGCTCTCCCGCGAGCTGTCCCCGTACGTGGTCGAGAAGGGGTCGATCACCGTCGACGGCACCAGCCTGACCGTCTCCGCCGTCAGCGCTCCCGGCGCCGCCGAGGAGTACTTCGAGGTCAGCCTCATCCCCGCCACCCTGGAGGCCACCACCCTGGGCTCCCTCGCGGTCGGCGCCACCGTCAACATCGAGGTCGACGTCATCGCCAAGTACGTCGAGCGCATCGCCGCCGTCACCGCCGCCCGTAACGCCGCCGCCTAG
- a CDS encoding bifunctional 3,4-dihydroxy-2-butanone-4-phosphate synthase/GTP cyclohydrolase II, with protein sequence MTVTDTSPDTRGIEQAVVLDPIQDAVADFAAGRAIVVVDDEDRENEGDIIFAAELATPELLAFMIRYTSGVVCVPLEGHDLDRLDLPLMTARNEESLRTAYTVTVDAREGVSTGISAADRAHTIRLLADADSRPVDFVRPGHILPLRARPGGVLARRGHTEASVDFARLAGLRPAGVLAEVVNDDGTMARLPRLREFADEHGLKLVSVEQLAAHRVALGDTLTDEQAAPPLVTRQVETRLPNRYGEWRAIGFTGTADGAEHVALVHGDLTDGTDVLARLHSECLTGDAFGSQRCDCGEQLDAAMADIAKEGRGVIVYLGGHEGRGIGLLHKLRAYSLQDQGVDTVDANLRLGLPADAREFGAGAQILTDLGVTSVRLLSNNPAKAEGLERHGVRVSERVAMPSFVTDDNIAYLRTKRDRMGHVLSGIAR encoded by the coding sequence ATGACCGTCACCGACACCAGCCCGGACACCAGAGGGATCGAGCAGGCCGTCGTGCTGGACCCGATCCAGGACGCCGTCGCCGACTTCGCCGCCGGGCGCGCCATCGTCGTCGTGGACGACGAGGACCGCGAGAACGAGGGCGACATCATCTTCGCGGCCGAGCTCGCCACGCCGGAACTCCTGGCGTTCATGATCCGCTACACGTCCGGGGTGGTGTGCGTCCCGCTGGAGGGCCACGACCTGGACCGCCTCGACCTGCCGCTGATGACGGCGCGCAACGAGGAGAGCCTGCGCACCGCCTACACCGTCACCGTCGACGCCCGCGAGGGCGTCAGCACCGGCATCTCCGCCGCCGACCGCGCGCACACGATCCGCCTGCTGGCCGACGCCGACAGCCGCCCCGTCGACTTCGTCCGGCCCGGCCACATCCTGCCCCTGCGCGCCCGGCCGGGCGGCGTGCTGGCCCGCCGCGGCCACACCGAGGCCTCGGTCGACTTCGCCCGCCTGGCCGGGCTGCGCCCCGCCGGGGTCCTGGCCGAGGTCGTCAACGACGACGGCACCATGGCCCGCCTGCCCCGCCTGCGCGAGTTCGCCGACGAGCACGGCCTCAAGCTGGTCTCCGTCGAACAGCTCGCCGCCCACCGCGTCGCCCTGGGCGACACGCTCACCGACGAGCAGGCCGCCCCGCCCCTGGTCACCCGCCAGGTCGAGACCCGCCTGCCCAACCGCTACGGCGAGTGGCGCGCGATCGGCTTCACCGGGACCGCCGACGGGGCCGAGCACGTCGCCCTGGTCCACGGCGACCTCACCGACGGCACCGACGTCCTGGCCCGCCTGCACTCGGAGTGCCTCACGGGCGACGCCTTCGGCTCCCAGCGCTGCGACTGCGGCGAGCAGCTCGACGCCGCCATGGCCGACATCGCCAAGGAGGGGCGCGGCGTCATCGTCTACCTCGGCGGCCACGAGGGCCGGGGGATCGGCCTGCTGCACAAGCTGCGCGCCTACAGCCTCCAGGACCAGGGCGTGGACACCGTCGACGCCAACCTGCGCCTGGGCCTGCCCGCCGACGCCCGCGAGTTCGGGGCCGGCGCCCAGATCCTCACCGACCTGGGTGTGACCTCGGTCCGTCTGCTGTCCAACAACCCGGCCAAGGCCGAGGGACTGGAGCGGCACGGTGTGCGCGTCAGCGAGCGCGTGGCCATGCCGTCCTTCGTCACCGACGACAACATCGCCTACCTGCGGACCAAGCGCGACCGCATGGGCCACGTGCTGTCCGGCATCGCGCGCTAG
- a CDS encoding primosomal protein N': MTAQPGPSDQPDDALFDLAELVDPKTAAKAKAEQAVRPAPKRPAGRLSVARVIVDTPLPHLDRYFDYRVPADLDEAAVPGCRVTVVFKHRQLSGFLAERVERSEFPGRLAYLSSVVSPEPVLAPEILDLARAVADRYSGTLNDVLRLAVPPRRARVEKEADPAEAEPGGTEAEAEPADTEASAGDAVANSGEDAEETTRKECASPWDAYPDGPAFLRALREGHPARTVWDALPGPDWVDAVAAAAEAALDGGRGTVIVVPDSRDVRAVDAALTRRLGEGRHVALPADLGPTPRYRRWLSVRRGRVQVVVGSRTAIFAPVRDLGLVVLWDDGDDLHVDPHTPYPHARTVLAMRAHRAGAGALIGGRTRTTDAQLLVESGWAGSLTADRATLRRLAPQVRAAGDDRELARDEAARTARIPNLAWRTAREASRTGPVLFQVPRRGYLNTLACAGCREPARCDGCRGPLSISTAHAMPSCTWCGRLAGQWACPECGVTRMRAVVVGARRTAEELGRAFPSLTVRTSGREEVLTEVDDRPSLVVATPGAEPVAKNGYAAAVLLDGWALLNRMDLRASEEALRRWLNASALVRPGGTVVVSADVALPVVQSLVRWDPSGFAERELAERRELGFPPAVSMASVTGAPEHVRELLDQVDLPEGVELLGPVPVAPDRAAGPERGAAEASAESGGARREDGTHPRERALLRVPRSGVGALARALKVAASARSARRDEHLAQVRVDPLHVV, translated from the coding sequence ATGACAGCGCAGCCCGGCCCGTCCGACCAGCCCGATGACGCCCTTTTCGACCTGGCGGAGCTGGTGGACCCCAAAACCGCGGCGAAGGCCAAGGCCGAGCAGGCCGTCCGCCCGGCCCCGAAGCGGCCCGCCGGGCGGCTCTCGGTCGCGCGCGTCATCGTGGACACCCCGCTGCCGCACCTGGACCGCTACTTCGACTACCGAGTCCCCGCCGACCTGGACGAGGCCGCCGTCCCCGGGTGCCGCGTGACGGTGGTCTTCAAGCACCGGCAGCTCAGCGGTTTCCTCGCGGAGCGGGTCGAGCGGTCGGAGTTCCCGGGCCGACTGGCCTACCTGAGCTCGGTGGTCTCTCCGGAACCGGTGCTCGCCCCGGAGATCCTGGACCTGGCCAGGGCGGTCGCCGACCGGTACTCCGGCACGTTGAACGACGTGCTCCGGCTGGCCGTCCCACCGCGCCGGGCGCGGGTGGAGAAGGAAGCAGATCCGGCGGAGGCGGAGCCCGGGGGCACCGAGGCGGAGGCGGAGCCCGCGGACACGGAGGCATCGGCCGGGGACGCGGTGGCGAACTCGGGCGAGGACGCCGAGGAGACCACCCGGAAGGAGTGCGCGAGCCCTTGGGACGCCTACCCCGACGGCCCCGCCTTCCTGCGGGCCCTACGGGAAGGGCATCCGGCCCGCACGGTGTGGGACGCCCTGCCGGGGCCGGACTGGGTCGACGCCGTCGCGGCGGCCGCCGAGGCGGCACTGGACGGGGGCCGCGGCACGGTGATCGTGGTCCCCGACAGCCGTGACGTCCGAGCGGTGGACGCGGCGCTGACCCGGCGCCTGGGCGAGGGCAGGCACGTCGCGCTGCCCGCCGACCTCGGCCCCACCCCCCGGTACCGACGCTGGCTGTCGGTGCGGCGCGGACGCGTCCAGGTGGTGGTCGGATCGCGCACGGCCATTTTCGCCCCGGTGCGGGACCTCGGCCTGGTCGTACTGTGGGACGACGGCGACGACCTGCACGTCGACCCGCACACTCCCTACCCTCACGCTCGCACCGTGCTCGCGATGCGCGCCCACCGCGCCGGGGCCGGAGCCCTGATTGGCGGCCGTACCCGCACCACCGACGCCCAACTCCTGGTCGAGTCCGGGTGGGCCGGATCACTCACCGCCGACCGCGCCACGCTGCGCCGCCTCGCCCCCCAGGTGCGCGCCGCCGGGGACGACCGCGAACTCGCCCGGGACGAGGCGGCCCGCACCGCCCGGATCCCCAACCTGGCCTGGCGCACCGCGCGTGAGGCGTCCCGCACCGGCCCCGTCCTCTTCCAGGTGCCGCGCCGCGGCTACCTCAACACCCTCGCCTGCGCCGGGTGCCGCGAGCCTGCGCGCTGCGACGGCTGCCGGGGGCCGCTGTCGATCAGTACGGCCCATGCCATGCCCTCCTGCACCTGGTGTGGCCGGCTGGCCGGGCAGTGGGCGTGCCCGGAGTGCGGGGTGACCCGGATGCGCGCCGTCGTCGTGGGCGCCCGCCGCACCGCCGAGGAGCTGGGCCGCGCCTTCCCCTCGCTGACCGTGCGCACGTCCGGCCGGGAGGAGGTGCTCACCGAGGTCGACGACCGGCCCTCGCTGGTCGTCGCCACGCCCGGCGCCGAACCCGTCGCGAAGAACGGGTACGCGGCCGCGGTGCTGCTGGACGGCTGGGCGCTGCTCAACCGGATGGACCTGCGCGCGTCGGAGGAGGCGCTGCGCCGCTGGCTGAACGCCTCCGCCCTGGTCCGCCCCGGCGGCACCGTGGTGGTGTCCGCGGACGTCGCGCTCCCCGTCGTACAGTCCCTGGTCCGCTGGGACCCCTCCGGGTTCGCCGAACGCGAGCTGGCCGAACGCCGCGAGTTGGGCTTCCCGCCCGCGGTGTCGATGGCCTCGGTCACCGGCGCCCCCGAACACGTGCGCGAGCTGCTCGACCAGGTGGACCTGCCCGAGGGCGTCGAACTCCTGGGCCCGGTCCCCGTGGCCCCGGACCGCGCGGCGGGCCCGGAGCGGGGTGCGGCCGAGGCGTCCGCCGAGAGCGGCGGGGCGCGGCGCGAGGACGGCACGCATCCCCGGGAGCGCGCCCTGCTGCGGGTGCCCCGGAGCGGTGTCGGCGCCCTGGCCCGCGCGCTGAAGGTCGCCGCCTCCGCACGCAGCGCCCGCCGGGACGAGCACCTGGCCCAGGTCCGCGTGGACCCGCTGCACGTGGTCTGA
- the rpe gene encoding ribulose-phosphate 3-epimerase has translation MAIQISPSILNADFAHLADEAAAVSPAADWLHVDVMDGHFVPNLTLGLPIVESLLKATSTPLDCHLMIDDPDRWAPAYAEAGAGSVTIHAKAAGAPVRTLREIRRHGSRAGLALNPAEPVDPYEDLIGEMDMLLLMTVEPGFGGQKFLDLVLPKIRRARELLDSREASVWLQIDGGVSTETIERAAEAGADVFVAGSAVYGAQDPAKAVESLRDLAVAAAKP, from the coding sequence GTGGCCATCCAGATCTCACCCAGCATCCTGAACGCCGACTTCGCGCACCTCGCCGACGAAGCCGCCGCCGTCTCGCCCGCAGCCGACTGGCTGCACGTCGACGTGATGGACGGGCACTTCGTGCCCAACCTCACGCTCGGCCTGCCCATCGTCGAATCCCTGCTCAAGGCGACCTCCACGCCGCTGGACTGCCACCTGATGATCGACGACCCCGACCGCTGGGCGCCCGCCTACGCCGAGGCCGGCGCGGGCAGCGTCACGATCCACGCCAAGGCCGCCGGCGCCCCGGTGCGCACCCTGCGGGAGATCCGCAGGCACGGTTCCCGGGCGGGCCTCGCGCTGAACCCCGCCGAACCGGTCGACCCCTACGAGGACCTCATCGGCGAGATGGACATGCTCCTGCTGATGACCGTCGAGCCCGGGTTCGGCGGCCAGAAGTTCCTCGACCTGGTCCTGCCCAAGATCCGCCGCGCCCGCGAGCTCCTCGACAGCCGCGAGGCCTCCGTCTGGCTCCAGATCGACGGCGGCGTCAGCACCGAGACCATCGAGCGCGCCGCCGAGGCCGGAGCCGACGTCTTCGTGGCGGGCTCGGCCGTCTACGGCGCCCAGGACCCCGCCAAGGCCGTGGAGTCCCTGCGCGACCTCGCCGTCGCCGCCGCCAAGCCGTAA
- a CDS encoding phosphatase PAP2 family protein — translation MNAGTSEQLAMDVLWEAETTPILWFQGLGDWLSVPFELITAIGSQTAFIILVALVFWCVNASVGARLFVVLIASTTLNTLLKSLFYGARPYWFSANVSTHSTESSFGIPSGHAQGSTVMWGYLGAKSGDRRWMWAAGVLIALICLSRVYLGVHFVSDVLAGLLLGGAVLWAALRWEDRVLGWWRGLDTRRWALYLVLASLLPCVLAVLWQFGVRADWAPPADWIGSTPADPAGHSLESLFTAAGALLGGVTGLTLLDRRGGFSAAGTLTARAGRFALGISVVLLLEVVGHLLFRDLTGLAAAVAAYAVYSALAFWATFAAPEMFVRGGLAARADRDADTPTGPDRA, via the coding sequence TTGAACGCTGGGACCTCCGAGCAACTGGCCATGGACGTGCTCTGGGAGGCGGAGACCACACCCATCCTCTGGTTCCAGGGGTTGGGCGACTGGCTCTCCGTCCCCTTCGAGCTCATCACCGCCATCGGCTCGCAGACCGCCTTCATCATCCTGGTCGCGCTCGTCTTCTGGTGCGTGAACGCCAGTGTCGGGGCGCGCCTGTTCGTCGTCCTGATCGCGTCGACGACCCTGAACACCCTGCTGAAGTCCCTGTTCTACGGCGCGCGCCCCTACTGGTTCAGCGCCAATGTCTCCACCCACTCCACCGAGTCGAGCTTCGGCATCCCCTCCGGCCACGCCCAGGGCTCGACCGTCATGTGGGGCTACCTCGGCGCCAAATCCGGCGACCGGCGCTGGATGTGGGCCGCCGGCGTCCTCATCGCGCTGATCTGCCTCTCCCGCGTCTACCTCGGCGTGCACTTCGTCAGCGACGTCCTGGCCGGACTCCTGCTCGGCGGCGCCGTGCTGTGGGCCGCCCTGCGCTGGGAGGACCGCGTCCTCGGCTGGTGGCGCGGGCTCGACACACGCCGCTGGGCCCTCTACCTCGTCCTCGCGTCCCTGCTCCCGTGCGTCCTGGCCGTCCTGTGGCAGTTCGGCGTGCGCGCGGACTGGGCGCCTCCGGCGGACTGGATCGGCTCCACGCCCGCCGACCCCGCCGGGCACAGCCTGGAGAGCCTGTTCACCGCGGCCGGTGCCCTGCTGGGCGGCGTCACCGGCCTCACCCTGCTCGACCGCCGCGGCGGCTTCAGCGCCGCCGGAACCCTCACCGCGCGGGCCGGCCGCTTCGCCCTGGGGATCTCCGTGGTCCTGCTCCTCGAGGTCGTCGGCCACCTCCTCTTCCGCGACCTGACGGGGCTCGCCGCGGCGGTGGCCGCCTACGCCGTCTACTCCGCGCTCGCGTTCTGGGCGACCTTCGCCGCTCCGGAGATGTTCGTCCGCGGCGGGCTGGCCGCCCGGGCCGACCGGGACGCCGACACGCCCACCGGTCCTGACCGCGCATGA
- a CDS encoding RsmB/NOP family class I SAM-dependent RNA methyltransferase, translated as MSEQSRSPYRRPRRGKPNQGGGQGKAGPPQPRDPARRVAYDVLAAVEQRDAYANLLLPALLNERGMSGRDAALATELTYGTLRRQGTYDAILEACVDRTLASVDREVLPVLRLGAHQLLSTKIPPHAAVSATVDLGRRVVGHHRGRFVNAVLRKVSARDLDEWTTVIAPDRERDPSGYLSVVHSHPRWVVKALARALGEHSSTGLVETERLLVAHNERPRVTLVAKPGRSTVADLVAAGAEEARFSPFAAYLPEGDPAGIREIRQGRAAVQDEASQLVALALTRVDAQGDDRLWLDMCAGPGGKAGLLASLAGRREGRLLAAETLPARAGLVASAVRRAPRDAGRVVAADGTRPAWRPGAFDRVLADVPCTGLGALRRRPESRWRRTPQSVVDLAPLQHDLLTSAADAARPGGVVAYVTCSPHLDETDAIVQRVLGERDDLTLLRAADYLDEVPDLAAGPDGKYVQFWPHVHGTDAMFLALFRRTGARPGVYRV; from the coding sequence TTGAGCGAGCAGTCCCGATCCCCGTACCGCCGTCCCCGACGAGGGAAGCCGAATCAGGGCGGTGGCCAGGGCAAGGCCGGGCCGCCCCAGCCGCGCGACCCGGCCCGCAGGGTCGCCTACGACGTGCTGGCGGCCGTGGAGCAGCGGGACGCCTACGCCAACCTGCTCCTGCCCGCGCTCCTCAACGAGCGGGGGATGAGCGGGCGCGACGCCGCCCTGGCCACGGAGCTCACCTACGGGACACTGCGCCGCCAGGGGACCTACGACGCGATCCTCGAAGCCTGCGTGGACCGCACGCTCGCCTCGGTGGACCGCGAGGTGCTGCCGGTGCTCCGGCTCGGCGCGCACCAGCTCCTGTCCACCAAGATCCCCCCGCACGCGGCCGTCAGCGCGACCGTCGACCTGGGCCGGCGCGTGGTCGGACACCACCGCGGCCGGTTCGTCAACGCCGTTCTGCGCAAGGTCTCCGCCCGTGACCTGGACGAGTGGACCACCGTCATCGCCCCGGACCGCGAACGCGACCCGAGCGGCTACCTGTCCGTGGTGCACAGCCACCCCCGCTGGGTGGTCAAGGCGCTGGCGCGGGCACTGGGAGAGCACTCGTCCACCGGACTGGTCGAGACCGAGCGCCTGCTCGTGGCGCACAACGAGCGGCCCCGCGTGACCCTCGTCGCCAAGCCGGGCCGGTCCACGGTCGCCGACCTCGTCGCGGCCGGGGCCGAGGAGGCCCGGTTCTCGCCGTTCGCGGCCTACCTGCCCGAGGGCGACCCGGCGGGCATCCGCGAGATCCGCCAGGGCCGGGCCGCCGTGCAGGACGAGGCCAGCCAGCTCGTCGCCCTGGCCCTCACCCGTGTGGACGCGCAGGGGGACGACCGGCTCTGGCTCGACATGTGCGCCGGCCCGGGAGGCAAGGCGGGCCTGCTGGCCTCGCTCGCCGGCCGGCGCGAGGGCCGCCTGCTGGCCGCCGAGACCCTGCCCGCCCGCGCGGGCCTGGTGGCCTCCGCCGTGCGCCGCGCCCCGCGCGACGCCGGACGCGTCGTCGCCGCCGACGGGACCAGGCCGGCCTGGCGGCCGGGCGCGTTCGACCGGGTCCTGGCGGACGTGCCGTGCACGGGCCTGGGCGCCCTGCGCCGCCGCCCGGAGTCCCGCTGGCGGCGCACCCCGCAGTCGGTCGTCGATCTGGCGCCGCTCCAGCACGATCTCCTCACCAGCGCCGCCGACGCGGCCCGCCCGGGCGGCGTGGTCGCCTACGTGACGTGCTCGCCGCACCTGGACGAGACCGACGCGATCGTCCAGCGGGTCCTGGGCGAGCGTGACGACCTCACGCTGCTCCGCGCGGCCGACTACCTCGACGAGGTCCCCGACCTCGCCGCCGGACCGGACGGGAAGTACGTCCAGTTCTGGCCGCACGTCCACGGGACCGACGCCATGTTCCTGGCCCTGTTCCGCAGGACCGGGGCCCGACCCGGGGTCTACCGGGTCTGA
- a CDS encoding DoxX family protein, translating into MSPSDTEGGPPQRGRTLNIILWAVQILLAAFFLFQGGGKLLGTEASVRLFDDIGLGQWLRYVTGVVEVAGAVGLLIPWLSGLAALGLLGVMVGATASNLITPGYQVFAVQTTILGVVFALVAWGRWPRTRELAALLRR; encoded by the coding sequence GTGAGCCCGAGCGACACCGAGGGCGGCCCGCCGCAGCGGGGCCGCACGCTGAACATCATCCTGTGGGCGGTCCAGATCCTGCTCGCGGCCTTCTTCCTGTTCCAGGGCGGGGGCAAGCTGCTCGGAACCGAGGCCTCGGTCCGACTGTTCGACGACATCGGCCTGGGGCAGTGGCTGCGGTACGTCACCGGCGTCGTCGAGGTCGCCGGCGCTGTCGGCCTGCTGATCCCGTGGTTGTCCGGCCTGGCCGCGCTGGGGCTTCTGGGAGTGATGGTGGGCGCCACCGCCAGCAACCTCATCACGCCCGGCTACCAGGTCTTCGCGGTGCAGACGACGATCCTCGGCGTCGTCTTCGCCCTGGTGGCCTGGGGCCGCTGGCCGCGGACGCGCGAACTGGCCGCGCTGCTGCGGCGGTGA